From a single Streptomyces sp. 1331.2 genomic region:
- a CDS encoding D-alanyl-D-alanine carboxypeptidase family protein codes for MLRLPVDNKTTALRLPEELLKAAGNGSSGGEGKKAEASSVTDGVKEPAERPSGADPRLAIRTAVAKAVEEPEDAGKTERAEKTAPAEKAEEAGGGADKKDSKDGKAAEAAAEDSSEASEADADAADAVESAAPAAGSVPEPPAPRPLPEPEPEPIPDPEPEPEPRPKPRPLPTPTPGPKPLPEPDPRPVPPAPPLPRPEPMPEPAPEPLPSPENTAEAMEVLASLNSRPVSPLRRALKRATIWTVFLALVLGAVVVAQLLRPLPDARVKMTATASYSFGGDQLDLAWPAKGQSAAEVVGIGSLGSSGQEAPASIASVTKVMNAYLILQKFPLKKGESGPKITVDKQAAQESGNLDESRVTLTEGQVITEYQALELLMLPSANNVARLLARFHSGSEDAFVKQMNDTAAKFGMTNTIYADPAGYNADTKSTAKDQLKLAEQVMQDEIFRQIVSTPETNFNNVKISNTNNLINPKTGVIGVKTGSSTPAGGCLMWAAYKEIDGVRRLILGVTLGQPAASPNKGDDILATVLRVSGKQIQAAQSGVTGQTVVKKGDVVGSVDDGLGAKVPLVATKDLVVAGFPGISGTITLDAAKIGHDEPAGKEVGVLRVGTGENTSEVKVALQSDLKPASIQSRLLRML; via the coding sequence ATGCTGCGGCTCCCGGTGGACAACAAGACCACCGCACTGCGGCTGCCCGAGGAGCTGCTGAAGGCTGCCGGTAACGGGAGTTCCGGTGGTGAGGGGAAGAAGGCGGAGGCCTCGTCGGTGACCGACGGGGTGAAGGAGCCCGCCGAGCGCCCGTCCGGCGCCGACCCCCGTCTCGCGATTCGGACGGCGGTGGCGAAGGCTGTCGAGGAGCCCGAAGACGCCGGGAAGACCGAACGCGCCGAGAAGACCGCCCCGGCCGAGAAGGCCGAAGAGGCCGGGGGCGGCGCGGACAAGAAGGACAGTAAGGACGGCAAGGCCGCCGAGGCCGCTGCCGAGGACTCCTCCGAGGCCTCCGAGGCCGACGCCGACGCTGCCGACGCCGTCGAGTCCGCCGCCCCGGCGGCCGGCTCGGTGCCCGAGCCCCCGGCGCCGCGCCCGCTGCCCGAGCCCGAGCCCGAGCCCATCCCGGACCCCGAGCCCGAGCCCGAACCGCGTCCGAAGCCCCGCCCCCTCCCCACGCCGACGCCCGGCCCGAAGCCGCTGCCCGAGCCGGACCCGCGGCCGGTGCCGCCGGCCCCGCCGCTGCCCCGGCCCGAGCCGATGCCGGAGCCGGCGCCGGAGCCGCTGCCCTCGCCCGAGAACACGGCCGAGGCGATGGAGGTCCTGGCCTCCCTCAACTCCCGCCCGGTCTCGCCGCTGCGCCGCGCCCTCAAGCGGGCGACCATCTGGACGGTCTTCCTCGCCCTGGTGCTCGGTGCGGTCGTGGTGGCCCAGCTGCTGCGCCCGCTGCCGGACGCCAGGGTGAAGATGACCGCCACGGCCAGCTACAGCTTCGGTGGCGACCAGCTCGACCTCGCCTGGCCGGCCAAGGGCCAGTCCGCCGCCGAGGTGGTCGGCATCGGCAGCCTCGGCAGCTCGGGCCAGGAGGCACCGGCCTCGATCGCCAGCGTCACCAAGGTGATGAACGCCTACCTGATCCTGCAGAAGTTCCCGCTGAAGAAGGGAGAGAGCGGCCCCAAGATCACCGTCGACAAGCAGGCCGCCCAGGAGTCCGGCAACCTCGACGAGTCCCGGGTGACGCTCACCGAGGGTCAGGTCATCACCGAGTACCAGGCGCTGGAACTGCTGATGCTGCCCTCGGCCAACAACGTGGCCCGGCTGCTCGCCCGGTTCCACTCCGGCTCCGAGGACGCGTTCGTCAAGCAGATGAACGACACCGCGGCCAAGTTCGGCATGACCAACACCATCTACGCCGACCCGGCGGGCTACAACGCGGACACCAAGTCCACCGCCAAGGACCAGCTGAAGCTGGCCGAGCAGGTCATGCAGGACGAGATCTTCCGGCAGATCGTCTCCACCCCGGAGACCAACTTCAACAACGTGAAGATCTCCAACACCAACAACCTGATCAACCCGAAGACCGGCGTCATCGGCGTCAAGACCGGCTCCAGCACCCCGGCCGGCGGCTGCCTGATGTGGGCCGCGTACAAGGAGATCGACGGTGTGCGGCGGCTGATCCTCGGCGTCACCCTCGGCCAGCCGGCCGCGTCGCCCAACAAGGGCGACGACATCCTGGCGACAGTGCTGAGGGTCAGCGGCAAGCAGATCCAGGCCGCGCAGAGCGGCGTGACCGGTCAGACCGTGGTCAAGAAGGGCGATGTCGTCGGCTCGGTGGACGACGGGCTGGGAGCCAAGGTCCCGCTCGTCGCGACCAAGGACCTGGTGGTGGCGGGCTTCCCCGGCATCTCCGGCACGATCACCCTGGACGCGGCGAAGATCGGCCACGACGAGCCGGCCGGCAAGGAGGTCGGCGTGCTGCGCGTCGGCACCGGCGAGAACACGTCGGAGGTCAAGGTGGCGCTCCAGTCCGACCTCAAGCCGGCGTCCATCCAGTCCCGGCTGCTGCGCATGCTGTGA
- a CDS encoding bifunctional FO biosynthesis protein CofGH: protein MDGTAMDASNPPTANAMRRALRRARDGVALDLTEAAVLLQARGEDLRELCSSAARLRDAGLEAAGRPGVITYSKSVFIPLTRLCRDKCHYCTFATVPGKLRRAGHGLYMSPDEVLEVARRGAELGCKEALITLGDKPEDRWPEAREWLDAHGYDDTIAYVRAMSIRILEETGLLPHLNPGVLSWTDFQRLKPVSASMGMMLETTATRLWSEPGGPHHGSPDKEPAVRLRVLEDAGRSSVPFTSGLLIGIGETYRERAESLFALRKVSRAYHGIQELILQNFRAKPDTAMRGMPDAELDELVATVAVARHLMGPTACLQAPPNLVDGEYGRLIAAGIDDWGGVSPVTPDHVNPERPWPQIDRLAEESAAAGFELRERLAVYPEYVRHGEPWLDPRVLPHVRALADPATGLADPDAPVVGLPWQEPEDLPESYGRTDLHATIDTEGRTGDRRADFEDVYGDWEVLREQVLAKGAPERLAGDLRGALAVAADDPTQLTDDQALALFHADGPALDALCRIADEVRRDAVGDEVTYCVTRNINFTNVCYTGCRFCAFAQRRTDADAYTLSLEQVADRAAQAWEVGATEVCMQGGIHPDLPGTAYFDIARAVKERVPGIHVHAFSPMEVVNGATRTGLSIRDWLQRAKESGLDTIPGTAAEILDDDVRWVLTKGKLPAATWVEVVSTAHELGIRSSSTMMYGHVDTPQHWLGHLRLLAEIQQRSLGSDGSGGFTEFVTLPFVHTNAPVYLAGIARPGPTARDNRAVVAMARLLLHPHIPNIQTSWVKLGAEGAAEMLRSGANDLGGTLMEETISRMAGSAYGSYKSVRDLQAIAELAGRPHRQRTTTYGEVPAERQAAARASDGHLPELLPVLD from the coding sequence ATGGACGGAACCGCCATGGACGCAAGCAACCCCCCGACCGCGAACGCGATGCGCCGCGCCCTGCGCCGCGCCCGGGACGGCGTCGCCCTCGACCTGACCGAGGCCGCCGTACTGCTGCAAGCCCGAGGCGAGGACCTGCGCGAGCTCTGTTCGAGCGCCGCCCGGTTGCGCGACGCCGGCCTCGAAGCGGCCGGCCGCCCCGGCGTCATCACCTACTCCAAGAGCGTCTTCATCCCGCTCACCCGGCTGTGCCGCGACAAGTGCCACTACTGCACCTTCGCCACCGTCCCCGGCAAGCTGCGCCGCGCGGGCCACGGGCTGTACATGTCCCCGGACGAGGTGCTGGAGGTCGCCCGGCGCGGGGCCGAACTCGGCTGCAAGGAAGCCCTGATCACGCTCGGGGACAAGCCCGAGGACCGGTGGCCCGAGGCCCGCGAGTGGCTGGACGCACACGGCTACGACGACACCATCGCCTACGTCCGGGCGATGTCCATCCGCATCCTGGAGGAGACCGGCCTGCTGCCGCACCTCAACCCCGGGGTGCTGAGCTGGACGGACTTCCAGCGGCTCAAGCCGGTCTCCGCCTCGATGGGCATGATGCTGGAGACCACCGCCACCCGGCTGTGGAGCGAGCCCGGCGGCCCGCACCACGGCTCCCCGGACAAGGAACCGGCCGTCCGGCTGCGGGTGCTGGAGGACGCGGGCCGCAGCTCCGTCCCCTTCACCAGCGGCCTGCTGATCGGCATCGGCGAGACGTACCGGGAGCGCGCCGAGTCGCTGTTCGCGCTGCGCAAGGTCTCCCGCGCCTACCACGGCATCCAGGAGCTGATCCTGCAGAACTTCCGCGCCAAGCCGGACACGGCGATGCGCGGCATGCCGGACGCCGAACTGGACGAGCTGGTGGCCACGGTGGCGGTGGCCCGGCACCTGATGGGCCCGACCGCCTGCCTGCAGGCCCCGCCGAACCTGGTGGACGGCGAGTACGGGCGGCTGATCGCGGCCGGCATCGACGACTGGGGCGGCGTCTCCCCGGTCACCCCGGACCACGTCAACCCGGAACGCCCCTGGCCGCAGATCGACCGGCTGGCCGAGGAATCGGCGGCGGCCGGCTTCGAGCTGCGCGAGCGGCTGGCCGTCTACCCCGAGTACGTGCGCCACGGCGAGCCCTGGCTGGACCCGCGGGTGCTGCCGCACGTCCGCGCCCTGGCCGACCCGGCCACCGGGCTCGCCGATCCGGACGCGCCGGTCGTGGGCCTGCCCTGGCAGGAGCCCGAGGACCTGCCGGAGTCGTACGGGCGCACCGACCTGCACGCCACCATCGACACCGAGGGCCGTACCGGCGACCGCCGCGCCGACTTCGAGGACGTGTACGGCGACTGGGAGGTGCTGCGCGAGCAGGTGCTCGCCAAGGGTGCCCCCGAGCGCCTCGCCGGGGACCTGCGCGGAGCCCTGGCGGTGGCCGCCGACGACCCGACGCAGCTGACCGACGACCAGGCACTGGCCCTGTTCCACGCCGACGGCCCGGCCCTGGACGCGCTCTGCCGGATCGCCGACGAGGTGCGCCGCGACGCCGTCGGGGACGAGGTCACCTACTGCGTCACCCGGAACATCAACTTCACCAACGTCTGCTACACCGGCTGCCGGTTCTGCGCCTTCGCCCAGCGGCGCACCGACGCGGACGCCTACACCCTGTCGCTGGAGCAGGTCGCCGACCGGGCCGCGCAGGCCTGGGAGGTGGGCGCCACCGAGGTCTGCATGCAGGGCGGCATCCACCCGGACCTGCCCGGCACCGCCTACTTCGACATCGCCCGCGCGGTGAAGGAGCGGGTGCCCGGCATCCACGTGCACGCCTTCTCGCCGATGGAGGTGGTCAACGGCGCGACCCGCACCGGGCTCTCGATCCGCGACTGGCTGCAGCGGGCCAAGGAGTCGGGCCTGGACACCATCCCGGGCACCGCCGCCGAGATCCTGGACGACGACGTCCGCTGGGTGCTCACCAAGGGCAAGCTGCCGGCCGCCACCTGGGTCGAGGTGGTCAGCACCGCGCACGAGCTGGGCATCCGCTCCTCGTCCACGATGATGTACGGGCACGTGGACACCCCGCAGCACTGGCTCGGCCACCTGCGGTTGCTCGCGGAGATCCAGCAACGCTCGCTCGGATCCGACGGCAGCGGCGGCTTCACCGAGTTCGTGACCCTGCCGTTCGTCCACACCAACGCCCCGGTCTACCTGGCCGGCATCGCCCGGCCCGGCCCGACCGCCCGGGACAACCGCGCGGTGGTGGCGATGGCCCGGCTGCTGCTGCACCCGCACATCCCCAACATCCAGACCAGCTGGGTCAAGCTGGGCGCCGAGGGCGCGGCCGAGATGCTCCGCTCCGGCGCCAACGACCTGGGCGGCACGCTGATGGAGGAGACCATTTCGCGGATGGCCGGTTCGGCGTACGGGAGTTACAAGTCGGTGCGCGACCTGCAGGCGATCGCCGAGCTGGCGGGCCGCCCGCACCGCCAGCGCACCACCACCTACGGCGAGGTGCCGGCCGAGCGCCAGGCCGCCGCCCGGGCCTCGGACGGACACCTGCCGGAGCTGCTGCCCGTACTGGACTGA
- a CDS encoding GOLPH3/VPS74 family protein → MGKSRRTVPEELLLLALDPTTGTTAQPQTLDLGLAGAQLVELSLAGRIVPEGDRIAVVLARPTGDPTLDHALELLRRRGSPVRAAHWIGGPRLGLRQTYLAHLERCGMVTAVPGQVCGVLPTIRYQASDDCTNAAIKQRLDAAIRTGVPPDPRTAALAALAHSVGLGKHLYPGNEGRSSRSRLRDLIRYDPLGGMVAHAVMDVQNGLPAQQNRSAQGSGTATGRSGSRTAGRGSGGRVAASRVGVR, encoded by the coding sequence ATGGGCAAGAGCCGCAGAACTGTTCCCGAGGAACTCTTGCTGCTCGCCTTGGACCCGACCACGGGTACCACGGCGCAGCCGCAGACCCTCGACCTCGGACTCGCCGGGGCGCAGCTCGTCGAGCTGTCCCTGGCCGGACGGATCGTACCGGAGGGAGACCGGATCGCCGTCGTACTGGCACGACCGACCGGTGACCCGACCCTCGACCACGCACTGGAACTGCTGCGCCGACGCGGCAGTCCGGTCCGCGCGGCGCACTGGATCGGCGGGCCCCGGCTGGGGCTGCGGCAGACGTACCTGGCGCACCTGGAGCGCTGCGGCATGGTCACGGCCGTGCCGGGCCAGGTGTGCGGGGTGCTGCCGACGATCCGGTACCAGGCGTCCGACGACTGCACCAACGCCGCGATCAAGCAACGGCTGGACGCCGCGATCCGCACCGGCGTGCCGCCGGACCCGCGGACGGCCGCGCTGGCGGCGCTCGCCCACTCGGTGGGGCTGGGCAAGCACCTGTACCCGGGCAACGAGGGCCGGTCCTCGCGGTCCCGGCTGCGCGACCTGATCCGGTACGACCCGCTCGGTGGGATGGTCGCGCACGCCGTGATGGATGTGCAGAACGGCCTGCCGGCACAGCAGAACCGTTCCGCCCAGGGCTCCGGGACCGCCACCGGCCGCTCCGGCAGCCGTACGGCGGGGCGCGGTTCGGGCGGGCGGGTCGCCGCCTCCCGGGTCGGCGTCCGATGA
- a CDS encoding helix-turn-helix domain-containing protein: MSANVNPTVRRRRLGSELRKLREGLGMTAEEVAGRLMVSQSKISRLENGRRSISQRDVRDLCDVYNVADDQMRSSLMEMAKESRQRGWWHDFNDMPTPYSVYIGLEAEASSIRAYESSFVPGLLQTEQYAQAVVEGTQPDTDAVAVQRRVQVRMKRQERVHGENQLGSLWTVIDEAVLRREVGSKEVMARQLRQMLELSQRPNITIQVIPFAHGAHPGMTGTFSLLEFPESADSTVVYFEGVTSDLYLEKEADVRRYTGLYDYLRAAALGVAESRSLIADIEKELHEK; this comes from the coding sequence GTGTCCGCCAACGTCAATCCCACCGTGCGTCGCCGACGCCTCGGGTCCGAGCTCCGCAAGCTCCGCGAGGGGCTCGGCATGACGGCGGAGGAGGTCGCCGGCCGGCTGATGGTCTCCCAGTCGAAGATCAGCCGGCTGGAGAACGGCCGCCGCAGCATCAGCCAGCGGGACGTGCGCGACCTCTGCGACGTGTACAACGTGGCCGACGACCAGATGCGCTCCAGCCTCATGGAGATGGCCAAGGAGTCGCGCCAGCGCGGCTGGTGGCACGACTTCAACGACATGCCGACCCCGTACAGCGTCTACATCGGGCTGGAGGCCGAGGCCTCCTCGATCCGCGCGTACGAGTCCTCCTTCGTCCCCGGCCTGCTGCAGACCGAGCAGTACGCCCAGGCCGTGGTCGAGGGCACCCAGCCGGACACCGACGCGGTCGCCGTGCAGCGCCGGGTGCAGGTCCGGATGAAGCGCCAGGAGCGCGTCCACGGCGAGAACCAGCTGGGCAGCCTGTGGACCGTCATAGACGAGGCGGTGCTGCGCCGCGAGGTCGGCAGCAAGGAGGTGATGGCCCGGCAGCTGCGGCAGATGCTGGAGCTGAGCCAGCGCCCCAACATCACCATCCAGGTGATCCCGTTCGCGCACGGCGCCCACCCCGGCATGACCGGGACATTCTCCCTGCTGGAGTTCCCGGAGTCAGCCGATTCCACGGTTGTCTACTTCGAAGGTGTGACGAGCGATCTCTACCTGGAGAAGGAGGCCGATGTGCGCCGCTATACCGGTCTCTACGACTACCTGAGAGCGGCCGCACTCGGTGTCGCGGAGAGCCGGTCGCTGATAGCCGACATCGAAAAGGAACTGCACGAAAAATGA
- a CDS encoding ADP-ribosylglycohydrolase family protein encodes MPLWSRAQQQDYRSRVRGCLLGGAIGDALGAGVEFEALEKIRAQHGPQGVTGYVPAYGRTGAVTDDTQLSLFTVDGLIRAHIRRDTGSWHPPTDLHLAYLRWAATQRDWGPDERRPDLGWLGREEWLYAQRAPGQGSLSGLTGPDADRLGTLERPKNPHSKACGTVVRSAPFGLLTTWEPGLVFQLAVECSVLTHGHPTGYLAAGAFAVIVQSVARGGTLEEGVHLALALLSERHAHEETTAALRAALDAVRAGEPSADRVEALGEGWVAEEALAIAVYCALVAHDVRSGLLLAVNHSGDSDSTGAICGNLLGVLHGDTALPPGLVAGVEGRAAILELADDFVLELMHGSELHDRRTPEGATWAARYPVTG; translated from the coding sequence ATGCCACTGTGGTCACGCGCCCAGCAGCAGGACTACCGCAGCCGGGTGCGGGGCTGCCTGCTCGGCGGGGCCATCGGCGACGCGCTCGGCGCCGGCGTCGAGTTCGAGGCGCTGGAGAAGATCCGGGCGCAGCACGGCCCGCAGGGCGTCACCGGCTACGTCCCTGCGTACGGGCGCACCGGCGCCGTCACCGACGACACCCAGCTCAGCCTGTTCACCGTCGACGGGCTCATCCGCGCCCACATCCGGCGCGACACCGGCAGCTGGCACCCGCCCACCGACCTGCACCTGGCCTACCTGCGCTGGGCCGCCACCCAGCGCGACTGGGGCCCGGACGAGCGCCGCCCGGACCTCGGCTGGCTCGGCCGCGAGGAGTGGCTGTACGCCCAGCGCGCCCCCGGCCAGGGCAGCCTGTCCGGCCTCACCGGGCCCGACGCGGATCGGCTCGGCACGCTGGAGCGGCCCAAGAACCCGCACTCCAAGGCCTGCGGCACGGTGGTGCGCTCGGCCCCGTTCGGGCTGCTCACCACCTGGGAGCCGGGCCTGGTGTTCCAGCTCGCGGTGGAGTGCTCGGTGCTCACCCACGGCCACCCCACCGGCTACCTGGCGGCGGGCGCCTTCGCGGTGATCGTCCAGTCGGTCGCCCGCGGCGGCACCCTGGAGGAGGGCGTCCACCTGGCGCTCGCCCTGCTCTCCGAGCGGCACGCGCACGAGGAGACCACGGCCGCGCTGCGGGCCGCGCTGGACGCCGTCCGGGCCGGTGAACCGTCCGCGGACCGGGTCGAGGCACTGGGGGAGGGCTGGGTCGCCGAGGAGGCGCTGGCGATCGCGGTCTACTGCGCGCTGGTCGCCCACGACGTCCGCTCGGGCCTGCTGCTCGCCGTCAACCACTCCGGGGACAGCGACTCCACCGGCGCGATCTGCGGCAACCTGCTCGGGGTGCTGCACGGGGACACCGCGCTGCCGCCGGGCCTGGTGGCCGGGGTCGAGGGGCGCGCCGCGATCCTCGAACTCGCCGACGACTTCGTGCTGGAGCTGATGCACGGCAGCGAGCTGCACGACCGGCGGACCCCGGAGGGCGCCACCTGGGCCGCCCGCTACCCGGTGACCGGCTGA
- a CDS encoding glycosyltransferase family 39 protein has protein sequence MRPAIRPVVRLSGQVWWWPAVVMLAVGGYRLGTPDLWRDEIATSTVATRSLGDLLRLLQHIDASNGAYYLLMHAWTAVFGDSTVALRVPSVLAMAGAAAFVALTARRLFGSRVAAVGAGLLFAVPPEVSRYAQEARSYALVTCAIAGAGYFLLRALERPTWRRWAPYCVAMTLAGAGHLISFSTVAGQVALVALHLWRTRSAADRRLLWQYLLAVAVAALPVLPVMLLGSRQSDRQLGWIPTPSFRGLVWFGEHLLGSDRVFHAFLLLALPALVLPGRRLQAWQVLLLAELPVVGVWLVSRLTDTSYFIDRYLLFTVPAWAVLAGGGVGAAYGAAATLARRGLAPRRAGALAGLLAAGLLAVPAVAALPKQPAVRYVGSHNGSEEPFKAAARTIASGYRSGDGLAAPLGDQSWAMAWPGVSHYLPSDVHPYPVFVAQSADDAEDLSPTPCPKPEDCLGSVSRIWLVVLGDTTDPLAAVPSDQAQVLRTQYGDPDQVTPLGGFTVALLDRDM, from the coding sequence ATGAGACCTGCGATACGCCCGGTCGTCCGGCTGTCGGGGCAGGTGTGGTGGTGGCCGGCGGTGGTGATGCTCGCGGTGGGCGGGTACCGGCTGGGGACACCGGACCTGTGGCGGGACGAGATAGCGACCTCGACGGTGGCCACCCGCTCGCTGGGCGACCTGCTGCGGCTGCTCCAGCACATCGACGCCAGCAACGGCGCCTACTACCTGCTGATGCACGCCTGGACGGCGGTGTTCGGCGACTCGACGGTGGCCCTGCGCGTCCCCTCCGTGCTGGCCATGGCGGGGGCCGCCGCGTTCGTGGCGCTGACCGCCCGGCGGCTGTTCGGCAGCCGGGTGGCGGCCGTCGGCGCGGGCCTGCTGTTCGCGGTGCCGCCGGAGGTCTCCCGGTACGCCCAGGAGGCCCGCTCGTACGCGCTGGTGACCTGCGCGATCGCGGGCGCCGGGTACTTCCTGCTGCGGGCGCTGGAGCGGCCGACCTGGCGCCGCTGGGCGCCGTACTGCGTGGCGATGACGCTGGCCGGCGCGGGGCACCTGATCTCCTTCAGCACGGTGGCCGGGCAGGTCGCCCTGGTGGCGCTGCACCTGTGGCGCACCCGGTCGGCGGCGGATCGGCGGCTGCTGTGGCAGTACCTGCTGGCGGTCGCGGTGGCTGCCCTGCCGGTGCTGCCGGTGATGCTGCTCGGCAGCCGGCAGTCGGACCGGCAGCTGGGCTGGATCCCCACCCCGTCCTTCCGCGGCCTCGTCTGGTTCGGCGAGCACCTGCTCGGCTCGGACCGGGTGTTCCACGCCTTCCTCCTGCTGGCGCTCCCGGCCCTGGTGCTGCCCGGCCGGCGGTTGCAGGCCTGGCAGGTGCTGCTGCTCGCCGAGCTGCCGGTGGTGGGCGTCTGGCTGGTGTCGCGGCTGACCGACACCTCGTACTTCATCGACCGGTACCTGCTGTTCACGGTGCCGGCCTGGGCGGTGCTGGCCGGGGGCGGGGTCGGGGCGGCGTACGGCGCGGCCGCGACCTTGGCACGACGCGGCCTGGCGCCCCGCCGGGCCGGCGCGCTGGCCGGGCTGCTGGCGGCGGGCCTGCTCGCGGTGCCGGCCGTGGCGGCGCTGCCCAAGCAGCCCGCGGTGCGGTACGTCGGCTCGCACAACGGCTCGGAGGAGCCGTTCAAGGCGGCGGCCCGGACGATAGCGTCCGGCTACCGCTCCGGGGACGGCCTGGCGGCGCCGCTGGGCGACCAGTCCTGGGCGATGGCCTGGCCCGGCGTCAGCCACTACCTGCCGTCGGACGTGCACCCGTACCCGGTGTTCGTCGCGCAGAGCGCCGACGACGCGGAGGACCTGTCGCCGACGCCCTGCCCGAAGCCGGAGGACTGCCTGGGCTCCGTGTCGCGGATCTGGCTGGTGGTCCTCGGGGACACCACCGACCCGCTGGCCGCCGTGCCCTCGGACCAGGCCCAGGTGCTCCGCACCCAGTACGGCGACCCGGACCAGGTGACGCCGCTCGGCGGGTTCACGGTCGCGCTGCTCGACCGCGATATGTAG
- a CDS encoding LolA family protein: MTNETVTGDGPDGGVPYRSRRRVLMRAGVPLAVGAVIAAGVGLVPALAADSAPDLPSLTAEQVVAKALGSQAQALSGTVSISTDLGLPTQLLSGVGGITSAAGQGGQSAGSSADPQTKLLGLLGGDRTLRVAVDGPERQRVDVMENMAGYTVVRNGDQSWAWDSSTNSAVHLSGAAAQLARKHADQHPGAPLTELPTTPQEAARQFLAASAGTTSVTVAGTASVAGQKAYQLSVKPTQSGSTVAEVRIAVAADNGVPLAVAVKSTDGSTVLDVRFTDVSFAEPAAKTFDFTVPKGAKVTEKKAEDAIKEGTAAGSEAKAHGNGSGNGDANVIGEGWTTVVSTRLPGSVEAPKGDGKHGGRGSVNPQGLIKSLGKPVDGGTLIGTKVVNVLLTDDGRVFAGAVTLPVLQHAAGVN; the protein is encoded by the coding sequence ATGACCAATGAGACGGTGACGGGTGACGGCCCGGACGGCGGGGTGCCGTACCGCTCGCGCCGGCGCGTACTGATGCGCGCCGGCGTGCCGCTGGCGGTGGGCGCGGTGATCGCCGCGGGGGTCGGGCTGGTGCCCGCGCTGGCCGCCGACTCCGCCCCCGACCTGCCGTCGCTGACGGCGGAGCAGGTGGTCGCCAAGGCGCTCGGCTCCCAGGCCCAGGCCCTGTCCGGGACGGTCTCGATCAGCACCGACCTCGGCCTGCCCACCCAGCTGCTGAGCGGGGTCGGCGGGATCACCTCGGCGGCCGGGCAGGGCGGGCAGAGCGCCGGTTCCTCGGCGGACCCGCAGACCAAGCTGCTCGGCCTGCTGGGCGGCGACCGGACCCTGCGGGTCGCGGTGGACGGCCCGGAGCGCCAGCGGGTGGACGTCATGGAGAACATGGCCGGCTACACCGTGGTCCGCAACGGCGACCAGTCCTGGGCCTGGGACAGCTCCACCAACAGCGCCGTGCACCTGAGCGGAGCGGCGGCCCAGCTCGCCCGCAAGCACGCCGACCAGCACCCCGGCGCGCCGCTGACCGAGCTGCCCACCACCCCGCAGGAGGCCGCCCGGCAGTTCCTGGCCGCGAGCGCCGGCACCACCTCGGTCACCGTCGCCGGGACGGCGAGCGTGGCCGGGCAGAAGGCCTACCAGCTGAGCGTCAAGCCGACCCAGTCCGGTTCGACCGTCGCCGAGGTCCGGATCGCGGTGGCCGCCGACAACGGCGTGCCGCTCGCGGTGGCGGTGAAGTCCACCGACGGCAGCACCGTCCTGGACGTCCGCTTCACCGACGTCTCCTTCGCCGAGCCGGCCGCCAAGACCTTCGACTTCACCGTGCCCAAGGGCGCCAAGGTGACGGAGAAGAAGGCGGAGGACGCGATCAAGGAAGGCACGGCGGCGGGCTCCGAGGCCAAGGCGCACGGCAACGGGAGCGGCAACGGGGACGCGAACGTGATCGGCGAGGGCTGGACGACCGTGGTCTCCACCCGACTGCCCGGCAGCGTCGAGGCGCCGAAGGGCGACGGCAAGCACGGCGGCCGCGGGTCGGTGAACCCGCAGGGGCTGATCAAGTCGCTCGGCAAGCCGGTCGACGGCGGCACCCTGATCGGCACCAAGGTCGTCAACGTCCTGCTCACCGACGACGGCCGGGTCTTCGCCGGCGCGGTGACCCTGCCGGTCCTGCAGCACGCCGCCGGGGTGAACTGA
- a CDS encoding DUF397 domain-containing protein, whose translation MITPPEYGTRWRKSSHSGGQGACVEVAVPGAGVVAVRDSKDPHGPQLSFSTEAWNAFAAAAASGAFGSP comes from the coding sequence ATGATCACCCCACCCGAGTACGGAACCCGTTGGCGGAAGAGCAGTCACAGCGGCGGCCAGGGCGCCTGTGTGGAGGTCGCCGTCCCCGGAGCGGGGGTGGTGGCCGTCCGGGACTCCAAGGACCCTCACGGCCCGCAGCTGTCCTTCTCGACCGAGGCCTGGAACGCCTTCGCCGCCGCGGCGGCCTCGGGCGCCTTCGGCAGCCCCTGA